A region of the Pseudomonas sp. A34-9 genome:
TGCAGACCGGCAACGGTGCGCGGCATGCCGACGAAACCGGGCAAGGCTTCGACCCGGGCCAGCCAGGCGCGAACGTTGCCGTAGTCGTCCAGCGACACGTTGCCTTCCGGGGCGTGGGCGATGTAACTGTAGGCCGAAACGTCGGCAATGGTCGGTTCGTCGCCGGCCAGATACGCGCTTTTGCCCAACTCGGCGTCCATCACTTTGAGCAGGTTGTGTGCCCGGGTGATTGCCTCGTCCGCGTTCAGTTGTGCGCCAAACACCGTGACCAGTCGCGCGGCAGCGGGCCCGAAAGCAATCGGTCCGGCGGCGGCCGACAACCAGCGCTGCACCCGTGCGGCACCGACAGGATCGGTTGGCAGCCAGCGACCGTGGCCGTATTTCTGCGCCAGATAAACCAGAATGGCGTTGGAATCGGCGAGCACGACGCCATTGTCATCAATGGCTGGAACCTGGCCGAAACTGTTGATCGCCAGATACGCCGGCTGCTTGTGCTCACCCTTGGCCAGATCGACGAAGATCAGCTCGGTGGGCAATTGCAGCAGGGACAGCATCAGCTCGACACGGTGGGCGTGGCCGGAACGTGGAAAGTTGTAGAGTTTGATCGCTTGCATGGTCGACTCCGCTGAACAGAGGCGCCACTGCGGGGATGAGAGCGCCGATGGAGGACATCTTCCCCCTGCTGCGAAAAGAACAGAATCACCAGCAACTGCAATCGATTATTTCAGCTCATGCAATAACGCAGCATTTTTAAGCGCCGGGTGCTCACGCAAAGCCTTTACCGTGAAATCGACAAAACTGCGAATCCGCGCCGGCGCCTTGCGCCCGCCCTGATACACGACATGAATCGGCAGCGGCGGCAGTTCGAATTCGGCGAGGACGATTTCCAGCTCACCGCTCGCGATTTTGCTGGCGACTTGATAAGACAGCACCCGAGTCAGGCCCAGCCCCATGCAGGCTGCGGTAATCGCCGCCTGATTGGCGGTCACGATCAGACGCGGCTCAGGACGCACACTGAGCGGTTCGCCTGCTTCGAGAAACGGCCAATTGCGTTGCTGACCAATCGCCGAAGTCGCCACCACTGGCGCTCCCGCCAACGCGTGGGGATGAACCGGCCGACCATGCGCGGCAAAGTATTTCGGCGCGCCGCAAATGACCCGACGCACCTCACCCACCCGAATCGCATGCTGACTGCTGTCCGGCAGATCACCGATGCGCACCGCAACATCGATGCCCTCCTCGACCATGTTGACGATCCGATCCACCAGCACAGCGTTGATCGTGACATCCGGGTACTGCGCGAGATAATTCGCCATCACCGGCGTCACAAACAAATCCCCGAACAACACCGGCGCCGTGACCGTCAGTTGCCCACGCGGCTCGGCATGACTGCCCGCCGCCGAATCCTCGGCCTCCTGCACTTCGGCGAGAATCCGCCGACAGTCTTCCAGGTAACGCTGCCCGGCTTCGCTCAAATGCACACTGCGCGTAGTACGAATCAGCAACTGCGTGCCGATGCGCAACTCCAGCGCCGCCACAGCCCGCGTGACGCTGGCGGCGGACAGACCCAGACGTCGCGCGGCCGAGGAGAAGCCTTGCTCCTGAGCGACGGTGGTGAAGATCTGCATTTCCTGGAAGCGATCCATGGGCTCATCCCCTCAAAATCAAAAGATCGCAGCCTCCGGCAGCTCCTACAGGTGAACCACCAGGCCCGTGTAGGAGCTGCCAAAGGCTGCGATCTTTTCAGCCATACAAACTGTGGATAACTTATTCCACCGTTACCGACTTCGCGAGGTTACGCGGCTGATCCACGTCCGTGCCCTTGAGCACAGCAACGTAGTACGACAGCAACTGCAGCGGAATCGTGTAGAGGATCGGCGAGAGGATGTCGTGGATGTGCGGCATCTGCACGACGTGGGTGCCTTCGCCGTTGGTCATCCCGGCTTTCTCGTCGGCGAACACGATCAGTTCGCCGCCACGGGCGCGGACTTCCTGCAGGTTGGATTTGAGCTTTTCCAGCAGTTCGTTGTTCGGTGCCACGGTAACCACCGGCATGTCGTTATCCACCAGCGCCAGCGGGCCATGTTTCAGTTCGCCGGCCGGGTAGGCTTCGGCGTGGATGTAGGAGATTTCCTTGAGCTTCAAGGCACCTTCCATCGCCACCGGGAATTGCGCGCCACGGCCGAGGAACAAGGTATGGTTCTTCTCGGCGAACAGCTCGGCGATTTTTTCCACCGTGCTGTCCATGGCCAGAGCTTCGCCGAGACGGGTTGGCAGGCGACGCAGCTCCTCGACCAGGCGTGCTTCAACGCCGTCGGCCAAGGTGCCGCGTACCTGACCCAGCGACAGAGTCAGCAGCAACAGACCGACCAGTTGCGTGGTGAAGGCTTTGGTGGAGGCCACGCCGATTTCGCGGCCAGCCTGGGTCAGCAGAGTGAGATCGGATTCGCGCACCAGCGAGCTGATACCGACGTTGCAGATCGCCAGACTGGCAAGGAAACCCAGCTCCTTGGCATTGCGCAGAGCAGCCAGAGTGTCAGCGGTTTCACCCGATTGTGAGATGGTGACGAACAGGGTGTCCGGTTGTACCACCACCTTGCGGTAGCGGAATTCGCTGGCGACCTCGACCTGACACGGGATCCCGGCCAGTTCTTCGAGCCAGTAACGCGCGACCATACCGGCGTGATAACTGGTGCCGCAGGCGACGATCTGCACGTTGCGTACTTTGGCGAACAGTTCGGCGGCTTGGGGGCCGAACGCTTGCACCAAAACCTGATCGTTGCTCAGGCGACCTTCGAGGGTGCGTTGAACAACCGCAGGCTGCTCGTGGATTTCCTTGAGCATGTAGTGGCGAAATTCACCTTTGTCGGCGGCTTCGGCACCGTCGGTGTATTGCACGGTCTGGCGCTCGACGGCATTGCCGTTGATATCCCAGATCTGCACGTTATCGCGGCGAATTTCGGCGATATCGCCCTCTTCCAGGTACATGAAACGGTCGGTGACCTGACGCAGGGCCAACTGGTCAGACGCGAGGAAGTTCTCGCCCAGACCCAAACCAATCACCAGTGGGCTGCCACTGCGCGCGGCAACCAGACGATCCGGTTGTTTCGCATTGATCACGGCCAGGCCGTAAGCACCGTGCAGTTCCTTGACCGTCGCTTTAAGCGCAACGCTCAGGTCTGGCTGATCCTTGAGCTTGTGGCTGAGCAGATGGGCGATGACTTCGGTATCGGTGTCCGACGTGAACACGTAACCCAGCGCTTTCAGTTGTTCACGCAGGGCTTCGTGGTTTTCGATGATGCCGTTGTGCACCACGGCAATGTCGCCGGAAAAATGCGGATGGGCGTTGCGCTCGCACGGCGCACCGTGAGTCGCCCAACGGGTATGGGCAATACCGAGGCGACCCACCAGTGGATGCTCGGCCAACGCAGCTTCAAGTTCGCTGACTTTACCCGGACGACGCATGCGCTCAAGGGTCTCGTCGTTGGTGAAGACCGCGACACCGGCGCTGTCATAGCCGCGGTATTCAAGGCGCTTGAGGCCTTCGAGCAGGATGGCGGTGATATTACGTTCAGCAACTGCGCCGACAATTCCACACATGCTTATTTCTCCTGACTGACAGCCGCGCAAATCACGGTGATACCGCGGGCCTGAATCTGATCGCGTGCCTCGCTAGGCAGGCGATCATCGGTAATTAGGGTATGGACGCTGCTCCACGGCAGTTCCAGGTTGGGAATCTTGCGGCCAATCTTGTCGGCTTCAACCATGACGATGACTTCCCGCGCCACTTCCGCCATGACCCGGCTCAAACCGAGCAGTTCATTGAAGGTCGTTGTGCCACGCACCAGATCGATACCGTCGGCGCCAATGAACAACTGGTCGAAGTCGTAAGAGCGTAGTACCTGCTCGGCCACCTGGCCCTGAAAGGATTCCGAATGCGGGTCCCAGGTGCCGCCGGTCATCAACAGCACCGGTTCGTGCTCAAGTTCGCTCAAGGCGTTGGCGACGTGCAGGGAATTGGTCATCACCACCAGACCCGGCTGCTGGCCAAGTTCGGGGATCATCGCAGCGGTGGTGCTGCCGCTGTCGATAATGATGCGCGCGTGCTCGCGGATGCGTTTCACCGCTGCGCGGGCGATGGCCTGTTTGTATTTGGAAACGCTCTGCGCGGTTTCCGCGACCAACTCCTGGGGCATGGTGATCGCCCCGCCGTAGCGGCGCAGCAGCAGACCATGACTCTCAAGCGCAGCAAGGTCCTTGCGGATCGTAACTTCGGAGGTTTCGAAGCGCTTGGCCAGTTCATCCACACTGACTTCGCCCCGCTCATTGAGCAAGGCGAGGATGTTGTGACGGCGCTGGGGCGTATTGCGTTTCGACATGGCGACTTAAGTTTCGATTCGAAAGATAACGGAAGCAATCAAAACCTATCGCCAACAAATCGTCAACCCATCGCCCATAAAAAATCGCAACCACCGACAATTCCCTTAGGAGCTGCCGAAGGCTGCGATCTTTTGATCTTGAAGTCGCTGTGGATAACTCAGTTCTTCTTGATCTTCTCCGGCCGCTTCCAGCCATCGATGTTTCTCTGCCGTGCGCGGCCTACGGCTAACTGTGCGTTATCCACATTCTGCGTAATGGTCGAACCGGCTGCCGTCGTCGCACCATTAGAGATATCCACAGGCGCGACCAAGGAGTTATTGGAACCGATGAACACATCGGCACCCAACACGGTTTTCCACTTGTTGGCGCCGTCGTAGTTACAGGTAATAGTGCCGGCGCCGATATTGGTGCGCGCACCGACTTCGGCATCGCCCAGATAGGTCAGGTGACCGGCCTTGGCGCCTTCACCCATGTGGGCATTTTTCAACTCGACAAAGTTACCCACATGCGCGCGCGCTTCGAGCACGGTGCCTGGACGCAGACGCGCAAATGGGCCGGCATCGCTGCCCTCGCCCATCACGGCGCCTTCGATATGACTGTTGGCCTTGATTACCACGCCTTTGCGCAGAGTGCTGTCCTTGATCACGCAGTTCGGGCCGATGACCACGTCGTCTTCGATGACAACGGCGCCTTCAAGGATCACGTTGATGTCGATCAGCACGTCGCGGCCCACGGTGACTTCGCCTCGCACGTCGAAACGCGCCGGATCACGCAGGGTCACGCCTTGCGCCATCAAGCGGCGACCCGCACGCAGCTGGTAATGACGCTCCAGCTCGGACAACTGCTTACGATCATTGGCGCCCTGCACTTCCATCGGGTCGTGCGGTTGTTCGGTGGCCACCACCAGACCATCGCTGACCGCCATTTCGATCACGTCGGTCAGGTAATACTCGCCCTGGGCATTGTTGTTCGACAGCCGGCTCATCCAGTCGGCCAGACGATTGGCCGGCACCGCGAGAATGCCGGTGTTGCCTTCAGTGATCGAGCGCTGCGCTTCGCTGGCATCTTTGTGCTCAACGATCGCGGCCACCTTACCGTCGGCATCGCGCACGATGCGGCCATAACCGGTCGGGTCATCCAGCTCGACGGTGAGCAAGCCCATTTGCCCAGGCACGACATGCTTGAGCAGACGTTGCAGGGTTTCGACTTCAATCAGCGGCACGTCACCGTAAAGGATCAGCACAGTGTCGGCAGTAATGAACGGTACTGCTTGAGCAGTGGCGTGGCCGGTGCCGAGTTGCTTGTCCTGCAGGACGAAATTCAGATCGTCAGCGGCCAGACGTTCACGCACCACATCGGCGCCATGGCCGATCACGACATGAATGCGTTGTGGGTCAAGTTGCCGGGCGCTGTGGATAACATGACCCAGCATGGAGTTGCCGGCAATCGGATGCAGCACCTTCGGCAGGGCTGAACGCATACGGGTGCCTTGACCGGCCGCGAGGATAACGATTTCAAGAGACATGACTGGCTACCAATCCTGGGTGGTCAGCAACTGCGACCGGTTTTTGGGAATTCGGAAAAGAAAAAAGGGTAGCCGAGGCTACCCTTTTTTATCAATCGCACAACAAGTGGCTGACGGATTAACCGCCAAACTTCTTGCGGATCTGCTGGACGGTGCGCAGCTGAGCTGCAGCCTCGGCCAGACGTGCTGACGCAGCGCTGTAGTCGAAATCAGCGCCTTTTTCATGCAGAGCATGCTCGGCAGCCTTGAGAGCTGCTTGAGCCTGAGCTTCATCCAGGTCGGCGGCACGTTGCACGGTATCGGCAAGCACTTTGACCATGTTCGGCTGAACCTCGAGGAAACCACCGGAGATGTAGAACACCTCGGGTTCCCCGCCTTGCTTGATCAGGCGGATCGGACCTGGCTTCAGATTAGTGATCAGCGGCGCGTGACCCAGAGCGATACCAAGATCACCCAGTGCACCGTGCGCAATCACCATCTCGACCAGGCCGGAAAAGATTTCCCCTTCCGCGCTGACGATATCGCAATGGACTGTCATAGCCATCTGATTGCCTCAACCTAAATTAGCGCCCGTTGCCGGGCGCCGGGATTACAGTTTCTTGGCTTTCTCGATCGCTTCTTCGATGCCGCCAACCATGTAGAACGCTTGTTCTGGCAGGTGGTCGTAGTCACCGTTGAGGATGCCTTTGAAGCCAGCAATGGTGTCTTTCAGGGAAACGTATTTACCCGAAGCACCGGTGAAGACTTCAGCCACGAAGAACGGCTGCGACAAGAAGCGCTGGATCTTACGAGCACGGTTTACCAACTGTTTGTCGGCTTCCGACAGCTCGTCCATACCCAGGATCGCGATGATGTCCTTCAGCTCTTTGTAACGTTGCAGAACGTACTGAACGCCGCGAGCGGTGTCGTAGTGGTCCTGGCCGATTACGTTCGGGTCCAGCTGGCGCGAAGTCGAATCCAGTGGATCTACCGCTGGGTAGATACCCAGGGAAGCGATGTCACGGGACAGAACGACGGTGGCGTCCAAGTGGGCGAAGGTGGTCGCTGGCGACGGGTCGGTCAAGTCATCCGCAGGTACGTATACCGCTTGGATCGAAGTGATCGAACCTTCCTTGGTCGAAGTGATACGTTCTTGCAGAACGCCCATCTCTTCAGCCAGGGTCGGCTGGTAACCTACTGCCGAAGGCATACGGCCCAGCAGTGCGGATACTTCAGTACCGGCCAGGGTGTAACGATAGATGTTGTCGACGAACAGCAGAACGTCGTTACCTTCGTCACGGAACTTCTCGGCCATGGTCAGGCCGGTCAGTGCTACGCGCAGACGGTTACCCGGCGGCTCGTTCATCTGACCGTAAACCAGTGCCACTTTGTCCAGAACGTTGGAATCCTTCATCTCGTGGTAGAAGTCGTTACCCTCACGAGTACGCTCACCCACACCGGCGAACACGGAATAACCGCTGTGCTCGATGGCGATGTTACGGATCAGTTCCATCATGTTTACGGTTTTGCCTACACCGGCACCACCGAACAGACCGACTTTACCGCCTTTGGCAAACGGGCAAACCAGGTCGATAACCTTGATGCCGGTTTCCAGCAGGTCGTTGCCGCCTGCCTGTTCAGCGAACGAAGGCGCTGGACGGTGAATGCCCCAACGCTCTTCGGTGTCGATCGGGCCAGCTTCGTCGATCGGGTTACCGAGGACGTCCATGATCCGGCCCAGGGTCGCTTTACCGACCGGTACGGAGATGGCTGCGCCGGAATCGGTAACTTCCAGACCGCGCTTCAAGCCCTCGGTGGAACCCATCGCAATGGTGCGAACCACGCCGTCGCCCAGCTGTTGCTGAACTTCCAGAGTGGTTTCAGCCGCGCTCACTACTTTCAGCGCGTTGTAGATGCTCGGTACGCTGTCGCGTGGAAATTCCACGTCGATAACGGCGCCGATGATTTGAACGATACGTCCGCTACTCATAGCTGGATCCTCTGAATATTTGAACCGTTAAACCGCGGCAGCGCCGCCGACGATTTCCGAGATCTCTTGGGTGATCGCAGCCTGACGCGCCTTGTTGTAGATCAGCTGCAAATCGCTGATCAAATCACCGGCGTTGTCGGTAGCGTTCTTCATCGCGATCATCCGCGCAGCTTGTTCAGCCGCGTTGTTCTCGACCACCGCCTGGTAGACCTGCGACTCAACGTAGCGGACCATCAAGCCGTCAAGCAGCTCTTTGGCATCCGGTTCGTAGAGATAGTCCCAGTGGTGCTTGAGATCCTGATCCGGGGTGGCCACCAGTGGAATCAACTGCTCCACGGTAGGCTGTTGCGTCATGGTGTTGATGAACTTGTTGGACACCACGGACAGGCGGTCAATACGGCCGTCCAGGTAGGCATCCAGCATCACCTTGACGCTGCCGATCAGATCATTGATCGACGGCTCTTCACCCAGGTGGCTGATAGCTGCAACGACGTTACCGCCGAAGTTGCGGAAAAAGGCCGCACCCTTGCTACCCACGACACACAGATCAATCTCGACGCCGTTTTCGCGGTTTACCGCCATGTCCTTGACCAGGGCCTTGAACAGGTTGGTGTTCAAGCCGCCGCACAAACCACGGTCACTGCTCACAACGACATAACCCACACGCTTGATTTCGCGGTCGATCATGAACGGGTGGCGGTATTCCGGGTTGGCGTTGGCCAGATGCCCAATTACCTGGCGGATACGCTCCGCATAAGGACGGCTAGCAGCCATGCGCATTTGTGCCTTGCGCATTTTGCTGACCGCCACTTTTTCCATGGCGCTGGTAATCTTTTGCGTGCTTTTGATGCTCGCAATCTTACTGCGAATCTCTTTTGCGCCTGCCATGTAACACCTATCAGGTTAGCAAGCGGGAGCCTCGCGGCTCCCGCTGCGGCTTACCAGGTTTGGGTGGCCTTGAACTTCTCGATACCGGCTTTCATGCCAGCGTCGATTTCGTCATTGAAGTCACCTTTAACGTTGATCTTGGCCATCAAATCGGCGTGATCGCGGTTGAAGAAAGCAATCAGCGCTTGTTCGAAGCTGCCGATCTTGGCGATTTCAATGTCAGTCAGGAACCCACGCTCAGCGGCATACAGCGACAGCGCCATGTCAGCGATCGACATTGGTGCGTATTGCTTCTGCTTCATCAGCTCGGTAACGCGCTGACCATGCTCAAGTTGCTTACGGGTCGCTTCGTCCAGGTCAGAAGCGAACTGGGCGAATGCCGCCAGTTCACGGTACTGAGCCAGAGCGGTACGGATACCACCGGACAGCTTCTTGATGATCTTGGTCTGAGCGGCACCACCCACACGGGATACCGAAACACCGGCGTTCACTGCAGGGCGAATGCCCGAGTTGAACATGGCCGATTCCAGGAAGATCTGACCGTCGGTGATGGAAATCACGTTGGTCGGAACGAACGCGGAAACGTCGCCAGCCTGGGTTTCGATGATCGGCAGTGCGGTCAGGGAACCGGTTTTGCCGGTCACTGCGCCGTTGGTGAACTTCTCTACGTATTCTTCCGAAACGCGGGATGCGCGCTCCAGCAGACGGGAGTGGAGATAGAACACGTCGCCTGGGTAAGCTTCACGGCCTGGTGGACGGCGCAGCAGCAGGGAAATCTGGCGGTAAGCCACTGCTTGCTTGGACAGATCGTCATAAACGATCAGCGCGTCTTCACCGCGGTCGCGGAAGAATTCACCCATGGTGCAACCGGAGTACGGTGCCAGGAATTGCAGCGCAGGAGATTCCGAAGCACTGGCAGCCACGATGATCGTGTTGGCCAGGGCGCCGTTTTCTTCCAGCTTGCGAACCACGTTGGCGATGGTCGATTGTTTCTGACCGATGGCTACGTAGACGCAGAAAATGCCGCTGTCTTTCTGGTTGATGATCGCGTCGATCGCCAGAGCGGTTTTACCGATCTGACGGTCACCGATGATCAGCTCACGCTGGCCACGGCCGACAGGGATCATGGCATCGACAGCCTTGTAGCCAGTCTGTACAGGCTGGTCTACCGACTTACGCCAGATCACGCCCGGAGCAACTTTCTCGACCGCGTCGGTCTCGGTGTTGCCCAGTGGACCTTTGCCGTCAACAGGGTTACCCAGTGCGTCGACTACGCGACCCAGCAGTTCCTTACCAACCGGAACTTCGAGGATGCGGCCAGTGCACTTGGCGCTCATGCCTTCGGCCAGAGACTGGTAGGAGCCCAATACAACGGCACCTACGGAGTCTTGCTCCAGGTTGAGGGCCATACCGTAGACGCCGCCCGGAAACTCGATCATCTCGCCGTACATAACGTCGGCCAGACCGTGAATCCGCACGATGCCGTCAGATACGCTGACGACAGTGCCTTCGTTACGGGCTTGGGAGGTCACATCGAGCTTGTCGATGCGGCCCTTGATAATTTCACTTATTTCGGAAGGATTGAGTTGCTGCATTGCTCTGCTGCCCCTTCAAACTCAAGATTTCAATGCTTCGGCAAGTTTCGCGATTTTGCCGCGAATCGAGCCATCGATAACCAGGTCGCCGGCGCGGATGACGACACCACCTATAAGGGCAGCATCCTCCGCAACTTGCAGGCGCACTTCCCGGTTGAGTCGTGCACTGAGAACCTTGGCGAGTTTGTCTTGCTGTTCTTGGTTCAATGCAAAAGCACTGGTCACTTCAACGTCTACCGACTTCTCTTGTTCGGCCTTGTACAGGTCGAAAAGAGCGGCAATCTCCGGCAAAAGCGGGAGACGGTCGTTTTCGGCAACGACATTGATGAAGTTCTGTGCCTTGGCATCAAACTTGTCGCCGCACACGTCAATAAACGTGGCGGCCTTTTCTGCGCTCGTCAGTCGCGGGGCCTTGAGCACGCGCTGCATGGTGTCATCTTGTGACACCGCTGCAGCCAGGCCGAGCATGGCTGACCAATTGGCCAGTTGCTGGTGGGCCTGAGCGTGCTCGAAGGCCGCCTTAGCGTAAGGTCGGGCCAACGTGGTCAGTTCTGCCATGATCGCCCTCGCTTAGATTTCAGCAGCCAGTTGGTTAACCAGCTCTGCGTGCGCGTTTTGATCGATTGTGGCACCCAGGATCTTCTCGGCGCCGCCGACAGCCAGCAAACCCACTTGGGCGCGCAGCTTGTCTTTGACACTGTTCAGTTCCTGTTCGATCTCGGCTTGAGCCTGAACCTTCACACGGTCAGCGTCGACACGGGCCTTTTCAACGGCCTCTTCGACAATCTGGTTACCGCGTTTCTTGGCTTGCTCGATGATTTCAGCTGCCTGAGCTTTCGCTTCGCGCAGTTGCTGACCCGCTTTTTCTTGGGCCAACTCCAGGTCGCGAGCTGCACGGCTGGCAGCGTCCAGACCATCAGCGATCTTCTTTTGA
Encoded here:
- a CDS encoding glutathione S-transferase, whose translation is MQAIKLYNFPRSGHAHRVELMLSLLQLPTELIFVDLAKGEHKQPAYLAINSFGQVPAIDDNGVVLADSNAILVYLAQKYGHGRWLPTDPVGAARVQRWLSAAAGPIAFGPAAARLVTVFGAQLNADEAITRAHNLLKVMDAELGKSAYLAGDEPTIADVSAYSYIAHAPEGNVSLDDYGNVRAWLARVEALPGFVGMPRTVAGLQTTA
- a CDS encoding LysR family transcriptional regulator, whose protein sequence is MDRFQEMQIFTTVAQEQGFSSAARRLGLSAASVTRAVAALELRIGTQLLIRTTRSVHLSEAGQRYLEDCRRILAEVQEAEDSAAGSHAEPRGQLTVTAPVLFGDLFVTPVMANYLAQYPDVTINAVLVDRIVNMVEEGIDVAVRIGDLPDSSQHAIRVGEVRRVICGAPKYFAAHGRPVHPHALAGAPVVATSAIGQQRNWPFLEAGEPLSVRPEPRLIVTANQAAITAACMGLGLTRVLSYQVASKIASGELEIVLAEFELPPLPIHVVYQGGRKAPARIRSFVDFTVKALREHPALKNAALLHELK
- the glmS gene encoding glutamine--fructose-6-phosphate transaminase (isomerizing) — its product is MCGIVGAVAERNITAILLEGLKRLEYRGYDSAGVAVFTNDETLERMRRPGKVSELEAALAEHPLVGRLGIAHTRWATHGAPCERNAHPHFSGDIAVVHNGIIENHEALREQLKALGYVFTSDTDTEVIAHLLSHKLKDQPDLSVALKATVKELHGAYGLAVINAKQPDRLVAARSGSPLVIGLGLGENFLASDQLALRQVTDRFMYLEEGDIAEIRRDNVQIWDINGNAVERQTVQYTDGAEAADKGEFRHYMLKEIHEQPAVVQRTLEGRLSNDQVLVQAFGPQAAELFAKVRNVQIVACGTSYHAGMVARYWLEELAGIPCQVEVASEFRYRKVVVQPDTLFVTISQSGETADTLAALRNAKELGFLASLAICNVGISSLVRESDLTLLTQAGREIGVASTKAFTTQLVGLLLLTLSLGQVRGTLADGVEARLVEELRRLPTRLGEALAMDSTVEKIAELFAEKNHTLFLGRGAQFPVAMEGALKLKEISYIHAEAYPAGELKHGPLALVDNDMPVVTVAPNNELLEKLKSNLQEVRARGGELIVFADEKAGMTNGEGTHVVQMPHIHDILSPILYTIPLQLLSYYVAVLKGTDVDQPRNLAKSVTVE
- a CDS encoding DeoR family transcriptional regulator, translating into MSKRNTPQRRHNILALLNERGEVSVDELAKRFETSEVTIRKDLAALESHGLLLRRYGGAITMPQELVAETAQSVSKYKQAIARAAVKRIREHARIIIDSGSTTAAMIPELGQQPGLVVMTNSLHVANALSELEHEPVLLMTGGTWDPHSESFQGQVAEQVLRSYDFDQLFIGADGIDLVRGTTTFNELLGLSRVMAEVAREVIVMVEADKIGRKIPNLELPWSSVHTLITDDRLPSEARDQIQARGITVICAAVSQEK
- the glmU gene encoding bifunctional UDP-N-acetylglucosamine diphosphorylase/glucosamine-1-phosphate N-acetyltransferase GlmU encodes the protein MSLEIVILAAGQGTRMRSALPKVLHPIAGNSMLGHVIHSARQLDPQRIHVVIGHGADVVRERLAADDLNFVLQDKQLGTGHATAQAVPFITADTVLILYGDVPLIEVETLQRLLKHVVPGQMGLLTVELDDPTGYGRIVRDADGKVAAIVEHKDASEAQRSITEGNTGILAVPANRLADWMSRLSNNNAQGEYYLTDVIEMAVSDGLVVATEQPHDPMEVQGANDRKQLSELERHYQLRAGRRLMAQGVTLRDPARFDVRGEVTVGRDVLIDINVILEGAVVIEDDVVIGPNCVIKDSTLRKGVVIKANSHIEGAVMGEGSDAGPFARLRPGTVLEARAHVGNFVELKNAHMGEGAKAGHLTYLGDAEVGARTNIGAGTITCNYDGANKWKTVLGADVFIGSNNSLVAPVDISNGATTAAGSTITQNVDNAQLAVGRARQRNIDGWKRPEKIKKN
- a CDS encoding F0F1 ATP synthase subunit epsilon: MAMTVHCDIVSAEGEIFSGLVEMVIAHGALGDLGIALGHAPLITNLKPGPIRLIKQGGEPEVFYISGGFLEVQPNMVKVLADTVQRAADLDEAQAQAALKAAEHALHEKGADFDYSAASARLAEAAAQLRTVQQIRKKFGG
- the atpD gene encoding F0F1 ATP synthase subunit beta — its product is MSSGRIVQIIGAVIDVEFPRDSVPSIYNALKVVSAAETTLEVQQQLGDGVVRTIAMGSTEGLKRGLEVTDSGAAISVPVGKATLGRIMDVLGNPIDEAGPIDTEERWGIHRPAPSFAEQAGGNDLLETGIKVIDLVCPFAKGGKVGLFGGAGVGKTVNMMELIRNIAIEHSGYSVFAGVGERTREGNDFYHEMKDSNVLDKVALVYGQMNEPPGNRLRVALTGLTMAEKFRDEGNDVLLFVDNIYRYTLAGTEVSALLGRMPSAVGYQPTLAEEMGVLQERITSTKEGSITSIQAVYVPADDLTDPSPATTFAHLDATVVLSRDIASLGIYPAVDPLDSTSRQLDPNVIGQDHYDTARGVQYVLQRYKELKDIIAILGMDELSEADKQLVNRARKIQRFLSQPFFVAEVFTGASGKYVSLKDTIAGFKGILNGDYDHLPEQAFYMVGGIEEAIEKAKKL
- the atpG gene encoding F0F1 ATP synthase subunit gamma, which encodes MAGAKEIRSKIASIKSTQKITSAMEKVAVSKMRKAQMRMAASRPYAERIRQVIGHLANANPEYRHPFMIDREIKRVGYVVVSSDRGLCGGLNTNLFKALVKDMAVNRENGVEIDLCVVGSKGAAFFRNFGGNVVAAISHLGEEPSINDLIGSVKVMLDAYLDGRIDRLSVVSNKFINTMTQQPTVEQLIPLVATPDQDLKHHWDYLYEPDAKELLDGLMVRYVESQVYQAVVENNAAEQAARMIAMKNATDNAGDLISDLQLIYNKARQAAITQEISEIVGGAAAV
- the atpA gene encoding F0F1 ATP synthase subunit alpha, producing the protein MQQLNPSEISEIIKGRIDKLDVTSQARNEGTVVSVSDGIVRIHGLADVMYGEMIEFPGGVYGMALNLEQDSVGAVVLGSYQSLAEGMSAKCTGRILEVPVGKELLGRVVDALGNPVDGKGPLGNTETDAVEKVAPGVIWRKSVDQPVQTGYKAVDAMIPVGRGQRELIIGDRQIGKTALAIDAIINQKDSGIFCVYVAIGQKQSTIANVVRKLEENGALANTIIVAASASESPALQFLAPYSGCTMGEFFRDRGEDALIVYDDLSKQAVAYRQISLLLRRPPGREAYPGDVFYLHSRLLERASRVSEEYVEKFTNGAVTGKTGSLTALPIIETQAGDVSAFVPTNVISITDGQIFLESAMFNSGIRPAVNAGVSVSRVGGAAQTKIIKKLSGGIRTALAQYRELAAFAQFASDLDEATRKQLEHGQRVTELMKQKQYAPMSIADMALSLYAAERGFLTDIEIAKIGSFEQALIAFFNRDHADLMAKINVKGDFNDEIDAGMKAGIEKFKATQTW
- a CDS encoding F0F1 ATP synthase subunit delta; amino-acid sequence: MAELTTLARPYAKAAFEHAQAHQQLANWSAMLGLAAAVSQDDTMQRVLKAPRLTSAEKAATFIDVCGDKFDAKAQNFINVVAENDRLPLLPEIAALFDLYKAEQEKSVDVEVTSAFALNQEQQDKLAKVLSARLNREVRLQVAEDAALIGGVVIRAGDLVIDGSIRGKIAKLAEALKS
- a CDS encoding F0F1 ATP synthase subunit B, with translation MNINATLIGQSVAFLIFVLFCMKYVWPPVIAALHERQKKIADGLDAASRAARDLELAQEKAGQQLREAKAQAAEIIEQAKKRGNQIVEEAVEKARVDADRVKVQAQAEIEQELNSVKDKLRAQVGLLAVGGAEKILGATIDQNAHAELVNQLAAEI